One segment of Rhodopirellula baltica SH 1 DNA contains the following:
- a CDS encoding glycosyltransferase family 2 protein, with amino-acid sequence MTETISVVIPAYNAEPFLAEAIESCLAQTRQPNQIIVIDDGSTDRTAEVARSFADSVTLVPLERSGAGVARNAGLAAATGDYIAMLDADDRMVPNRLRLQMELFEARPEVGIVFGHQLIFQDGEDPVEHHEKGTGRVLTPCVTGTVTCRRSVFDDVGPFSIDPDTIEVLDWFARADDQGILKASVEEVVLYRRRHANNWSTQNQNRLKYVHMLKTVLDRRRAL; translated from the coding sequence ATGACAGAAACCATCAGTGTTGTGATCCCGGCGTACAACGCCGAGCCGTTTCTCGCGGAGGCGATTGAAAGTTGCCTGGCCCAAACGCGGCAACCCAATCAGATCATCGTGATCGATGATGGGTCGACGGACCGCACAGCAGAAGTCGCACGCTCGTTCGCGGACTCGGTGACGCTGGTGCCATTGGAAAGAAGCGGTGCGGGTGTTGCTCGCAATGCGGGGCTTGCCGCTGCGACGGGTGACTACATCGCGATGCTGGATGCGGATGATCGAATGGTCCCGAATCGACTTCGATTGCAAATGGAGCTGTTCGAAGCTCGCCCGGAAGTTGGCATCGTTTTTGGGCATCAACTGATTTTCCAGGATGGCGAAGACCCGGTGGAACATCATGAAAAGGGCACGGGACGCGTGCTGACCCCATGCGTGACCGGAACGGTGACGTGCCGCCGAAGCGTCTTCGATGATGTCGGTCCGTTTTCGATCGATCCCGACACGATCGAGGTGCTCGACTGGTTTGCCCGTGCCGACGACCAAGGCATTCTCAAGGCCAGCGTCGAAGAGGTCGTCCTCTATCGACGCCGCCATGCAAACAATTGGTCCACTCAGAACCAGAACCGTTTGAAATACGTTCACATGCTGAAAACGGTGTTGGACCGGAGACGCGCTCTGTGA